A region from the Agrobacterium cucumeris genome encodes:
- the msrP gene encoding protein-methionine-sulfoxide reductase catalytic subunit MsrP has translation MPAYRPPLIAASEITPKSTYLSRRGFLGTAAGLAAVGLTGREAIAAPLSAKPGAYKLDDKLTPLDAVTSYNNFYEFGVGKSDPKENSGKFKPTPWTVKVDGLVSKPQEFGIEELMKYQLEERTYRMRCVEGWSMVIPWIGFPLASLLDKVEPLGSAKYVTFETVVRPEEMPGQTGLFQPLSWPYIEGLRLDEARHPLTLLAVGLYGETLPNQNGAPIRLVVPWKYGFKGIKSIVKISLVEKQPETTWKNSNAREYGFYSNVNPHVDHPRWSQATEQRIGEGGFFGTQNRPTLMFNGYDEVASLYTGMDLKANY, from the coding sequence ATGCCCGCCTATCGTCCGCCCCTCATCGCGGCAAGTGAAATCACGCCGAAGAGCACCTACCTGTCCCGACGCGGCTTTCTCGGCACGGCGGCCGGACTTGCGGCAGTTGGGCTTACCGGTCGCGAAGCGATCGCCGCACCGCTTTCCGCAAAACCCGGCGCCTACAAGCTGGATGACAAGCTCACCCCGCTCGATGCCGTCACCAGCTACAATAATTTCTACGAATTCGGCGTCGGAAAATCCGACCCGAAGGAAAATTCCGGCAAGTTCAAGCCCACCCCATGGACGGTGAAGGTGGATGGCCTCGTCTCCAAGCCGCAGGAATTCGGCATTGAAGAGCTGATGAAATACCAGCTTGAAGAGCGCACCTATCGCATGCGCTGCGTCGAAGGCTGGTCGATGGTCATTCCATGGATCGGTTTCCCGCTCGCAAGCCTGCTCGACAAGGTCGAGCCGCTTGGCAGCGCGAAATACGTCACCTTCGAAACCGTGGTGCGGCCGGAGGAAATGCCGGGCCAAACCGGCCTGTTCCAGCCGCTGTCCTGGCCCTATATCGAAGGCCTGCGCCTCGATGAGGCGCGACACCCGCTGACCCTGCTTGCCGTCGGCCTATACGGAGAAACGCTGCCCAACCAGAACGGCGCGCCGATCCGGCTGGTCGTTCCATGGAAATACGGCTTCAAGGGCATCAAATCCATCGTCAAGATTTCGCTGGTCGAAAAGCAGCCGGAAACGACGTGGAAAAATTCCAATGCCCGCGAATACGGCTTTTATTCCAACGTCAATCCGCATGTGGACCATCCCCGCTGGAGCCAGGCGACCGAACAGCGCATCGGCGAAGGCGGCTTTTTCGGCACCCAGAACCGCCCTACCCTGATGTTCAACGGGTATGACGAGGTGGCAAGCCTTTATACCGGAATGGACCTGAAAGCGAATTATTGA
- the msrQ gene encoding protein-methionine-sulfoxide reductase heme-binding subunit MsrQ, with amino-acid sequence MAFALSLPSLPKRYQPATIWSLYVIGLCPAVSYFYLAATGGLGFNPVKDFEHLLGIWALRFLCLGLLVTPLRDLFNINLIAYRRALGLIAFYYVLAHFTVYLVLDRGLMLGSIAGDILKRPYIMLGMAGLVMLTPLALTSNRWSIRKLGSRWNTLHKLVYLVLIVGVLHFVLARKSITLEPVFYISTMVVLLGYRLVRPTIMAAKRAKRAKTARP; translated from the coding sequence ATGGCCTTTGCCCTGTCGCTTCCATCGCTGCCGAAGCGTTACCAGCCGGCGACCATCTGGTCGCTATATGTGATCGGTCTCTGTCCGGCCGTCTCGTATTTCTATCTCGCCGCAACCGGCGGCCTCGGCTTCAACCCGGTCAAGGATTTCGAGCACCTGCTTGGCATCTGGGCGCTGCGCTTTCTCTGCCTTGGCCTGCTGGTGACGCCGTTGCGCGACCTCTTCAACATCAACCTCATCGCCTATCGCCGGGCACTGGGCCTGATTGCCTTTTATTACGTGCTCGCGCACTTCACCGTCTATCTGGTGCTGGATCGCGGCCTGATGCTGGGCTCCATCGCCGGAGATATTCTCAAACGCCCCTATATCATGCTCGGCATGGCCGGGCTTGTCATGCTCACGCCGCTTGCGCTCACCTCCAACCGCTGGTCCATCCGCAAGCTTGGCAGCCGCTGGAACACGTTGCACAAGCTCGTCTATCTCGTGCTCATCGTCGGCGTGCTGCATTTCGTGCTGGCACGAAAATCGATCACGCTGGAGCCGGTGTTTTACATCAGCACCATGGTGGTATTGCTTGGATATCGGTTGGTGCGGCCGACGATCATGGCGGCGAAAAGGGCGAAACGCGCGAAAACCGCCCGGCCATGA
- a CDS encoding DUF2809 domain-containing protein, translating into MGPPSLSPSYFARLRLLGAAIAVIMCGLCLRAFGYDVGLPFVAVKYGGSVLWGAMVFLLLAAVFPSGWRGYEARAAILVAVAVEFIRLVHFPALDAFRSTTAGALLLGRVFSPWNIVCYIAGIAAAFFMAGRFSRVSPFSPP; encoded by the coding sequence ATGGGCCCGCCAAGCCTATCCCCGTCTTATTTTGCGCGCCTCCGGCTTTTGGGAGCTGCTATCGCGGTGATCATGTGCGGTCTTTGCCTGCGGGCATTCGGTTATGACGTTGGGTTACCGTTCGTGGCGGTAAAATATGGCGGATCCGTGCTGTGGGGAGCTATGGTTTTTCTGTTGCTGGCGGCGGTGTTTCCGTCCGGTTGGCGTGGTTATGAGGCTCGGGCCGCCATTCTTGTCGCTGTTGCCGTGGAATTCATCCGGCTTGTCCATTTTCCGGCGCTGGACGCGTTTCGATCGACGACGGCCGGAGCCTTGCTGCTCGGTCGCGTTTTTTCCCCATGGAATATCGTCTGTTACATCGCGGGCATCGCGGCCGCATTCTTCATGGCCGGGCGGTTTTCGCGCGTTTCGCCCTTTTCGCCGCCATGA
- a CDS encoding DUF817 domain-containing protein: protein MSTGTSPATSRLSVLDNLLCDTYPWGELKGFRRFIVEFLYFGIKEARACLFAGLFFISIFVVPHGGLFGIPRYDVLLIIALAIQFFMIWSRLETLDEAKAILLFHVVGFVLEVFKTSSAIQSWSYPDFAYSKVLGVPLFSGFMYAAVGSYIIQAWRLLDVRIRHYPTYWMATLIGIAIYANFFTHHFIGDYRWYIAACAIGLYSRATVIYRPYDRDRKMPLLLSFVLIGFFVWLAENISTFFGIWKYPDQLGAWSVVHIGKWSSWSLLVIMTFTIVAHLKHIKARIHVPE, encoded by the coding sequence ATGAGCACAGGGACCAGCCCAGCCACAAGCCGCCTCTCGGTTTTGGACAATCTGCTTTGCGATACCTATCCCTGGGGCGAACTCAAGGGCTTCAGGCGCTTTATTGTCGAATTTCTCTATTTCGGCATCAAGGAGGCCCGCGCCTGCCTGTTTGCGGGGTTGTTTTTCATCTCCATCTTTGTCGTGCCGCATGGCGGGTTGTTCGGCATCCCGCGTTATGACGTACTGCTGATCATTGCGCTCGCCATCCAGTTCTTCATGATCTGGAGCAGGCTTGAAACGCTTGATGAGGCCAAGGCCATCCTGCTGTTTCACGTCGTCGGTTTCGTATTGGAAGTATTCAAGACATCCAGCGCCATCCAGTCGTGGTCCTATCCGGATTTCGCCTATAGCAAGGTCCTCGGCGTGCCGCTTTTCTCCGGCTTCATGTATGCCGCCGTTGGCAGCTACATCATTCAGGCATGGCGCCTTCTGGATGTGCGCATTCGCCACTATCCAACCTACTGGATGGCGACGCTGATCGGCATCGCCATCTATGCCAACTTCTTCACCCATCACTTCATCGGCGACTACCGCTGGTACATCGCCGCTTGCGCCATAGGGCTCTATTCCCGCGCGACCGTGATTTATCGCCCCTATGATCGGGATCGAAAGATGCCGCTGCTCCTCTCATTCGTCCTCATAGGATTTTTCGTCTGGCTGGCGGAAAACATCTCCACCTTCTTCGGCATCTGGAAATATCCCGACCAACTCGGCGCCTGGTCCGTGGTGCATATCGGGAAATGGAGTTCATGGTCGCTGCTGGTCATCATGACCTTCACCATCGTCGCGCATCTCAAGCACATCAAGGCCCGTATCCACGTTCCGGAGTGA
- the rplQ gene encoding 50S ribosomal protein L17, producing the protein MRHGNSGRKLNRTASHRKAMFANMAASLITHEQIVTTLPKAKEIRPIVERLVTLGKRGDLHARRQAISQIKDQDAVRKLFDAIASRYATRNGGYLRIMKAGYRQGDNAALAVVEFVERDVDAKGAADKARVAAEAAAAEAA; encoded by the coding sequence ATGCGCCACGGAAATTCAGGCCGCAAGCTCAATAGAACCGCCAGCCACCGCAAGGCAATGTTTGCCAACATGGCTGCTTCGCTCATCACCCATGAGCAGATCGTCACCACCCTTCCGAAGGCGAAGGAAATTCGTCCGATCGTCGAGCGTCTCGTGACCCTCGGCAAGCGCGGCGACCTGCACGCTCGTCGTCAGGCGATCTCGCAGATCAAGGATCAGGACGCCGTTCGCAAGCTGTTCGACGCGATCGCTTCGCGTTACGCAACCCGCAATGGCGGCTACCTGCGTATCATGAAGGCCGGCTACCGCCAGGGCGACAACGCGGCTCTCGCCGTCGTTGAATTCGTCGAGCGCGACGTTGACGCCAAGGGTGCAGCCGACAAGGCTCGCGTTGCTGCTGAAGCTGCTGCTGCCGAAGCTGCGTAA
- a CDS encoding DNA-directed RNA polymerase subunit alpha, whose product MIQKNWQELIKPNKVEFTSSSRTKATLVAEPLERGFGLTLGNALRRVLLSSLRGAAVTAVQIDGVLHEFSSIPGVREDVTDIVLNIKEIAIKMDGDDSKRMVVRKQGPGAVTAGDIQTVGDIEILNPDHVICTLDDGAEIRMEFTVNNGKGYVPAERNRAEDAPIGLIPVDSLYSPVKKVSYKVENTREGQVLDYDKLIMTIETNGSVSGEDAVAFAARILQDQLGVFVNFDEPQKEAEEESVTELAFNPALLKKVDELELSVRSANCLKNDNIVYIGDLIQKTEAEMLRTPNFGRKSLNEIKEVLASMGLHLGMEVPAWPPENIEDLAKRYEDQY is encoded by the coding sequence ATGATTCAGAAGAACTGGCAGGAACTTATCAAGCCGAACAAGGTCGAGTTCACCTCGTCCAGCCGCACCAAGGCAACGCTGGTTGCCGAGCCGCTGGAACGTGGTTTCGGTCTTACTCTCGGCAACGCGCTGCGTCGCGTTCTGTTGTCTTCTCTGCGTGGCGCCGCTGTAACGGCCGTGCAGATCGACGGTGTCCTGCATGAATTCTCCTCCATCCCCGGCGTTCGGGAAGATGTGACGGATATCGTGCTCAACATCAAGGAAATCGCCATCAAGATGGATGGCGACGATTCCAAGCGCATGGTCGTGCGCAAGCAGGGCCCTGGTGCCGTAACCGCTGGTGATATCCAGACGGTTGGCGACATCGAGATCCTGAACCCCGACCACGTGATCTGCACGCTTGATGATGGCGCTGAAATCCGCATGGAATTCACCGTCAACAACGGCAAGGGTTACGTACCGGCTGAGCGCAACCGCGCGGAAGATGCCCCGATCGGCCTCATTCCGGTGGACAGCCTCTATTCTCCGGTCAAGAAAGTGTCCTACAAGGTGGAAAACACCCGTGAAGGCCAGGTTCTCGACTATGACAAGCTGATCATGACGATCGAGACCAACGGTTCGGTTTCCGGCGAAGACGCCGTTGCCTTCGCCGCTCGCATTCTTCAGGACCAGCTGGGCGTCTTCGTCAACTTCGACGAGCCGCAGAAGGAAGCAGAAGAAGAATCGGTTACCGAACTCGCGTTCAACCCGGCGCTTCTCAAGAAGGTCGACGAGCTCGAGCTGTCCGTTCGTTCGGCAAACTGCCTGAAGAACGACAACATCGTTTACATCGGCGACCTGATCCAGAAGACCGAAGCCGAAATGCTCCGCACGCCGAACTTTGGTCGCAAGTCGCTGAACGAAATCAAGGAAGTTCTCGCTTCCATGGGTCTGCACCTCGGCATGGAAGTGCCGGCATGGCCGCCAGAGAACATCGAAGATCTCGCCAAGCGTTACGAAGACCAGTACTAA
- the rpsK gene encoding 30S ribosomal protein S11 has product MAKEAARVRRRERKNITSGVAHVNSTFNNTMITITDAQGNAIAWSSAGAKGFKGSRKSTPFAAQIAAEDCAKKAQEHGMKSLEVEVCGPGSGRESALRALQAAGFMITSIRDVTPIPHNGCRPRKKRRV; this is encoded by the coding sequence ATGGCCAAGGAAGCCGCACGCGTCCGTCGTCGCGAACGCAAAAATATCACGTCGGGCGTCGCGCACGTCAACTCGACCTTCAACAACACGATGATCACCATCACCGACGCACAGGGCAATGCTATTGCCTGGTCGTCCGCTGGTGCCAAGGGCTTCAAGGGTTCGCGTAAGTCGACCCCGTTCGCTGCCCAGATCGCTGCTGAAGATTGCGCGAAGAAGGCTCAGGAACACGGCATGAAGTCGCTTGAAGTTGAAGTTTGCGGTCCGGGTTCCGGCCGTGAATCGGCACTTCGCGCTCTGCAGGCTGCCGGTTTCATGATCACTTCCATTCGCGACGTGACGCCGATCCCGCACAATGGTTGCCGTCCGCGCAAGAAGCGCCGCGTCTGA
- the rpsM gene encoding 30S ribosomal protein S13: MARIAGVNIPTAKRVVIALTYIHGIGPKFAQEIMDKVGLPADKRVHQLTDAEVLQIREAIDRDYQVEGDLRRDTSMNIKRLMDLGCYRGLRHRRGLPVRGQRTHTNARTRKGPAKAIAGKKK, from the coding sequence GTGGCACGTATCGCTGGCGTCAACATCCCGACTGCGAAGCGCGTTGTTATTGCGCTGACCTACATTCACGGGATTGGTCCGAAATTCGCGCAGGAAATCATGGACAAGGTCGGTCTTCCGGCTGACAAGCGCGTTCATCAGCTGACGGATGCTGAAGTTCTTCAGATCCGCGAAGCCATCGACCGCGACTACCAGGTCGAAGGTGACCTGCGTCGCGACACGTCGATGAACATCAAGCGTTTGATGGACCTCGGCTGCTACCGCGGCCTGCGTCACCGTCGTGGCCTTCCGGTCCGCGGTCAGCGCACGCACACCAACGCCCGCACCCGCAAGGGTCCGGCGAAGGCTATCGCTGGTAAGAAGAAGTAA
- a CDS encoding adenylate kinase: MRLIFLGPPGAGKGTQAKRLTDKYGIPQLSTGDMLRAAVSAGTEIGKRAKAVMDAGGLVSDDIVNQIVSERIEAPDCAKGFILDGYPRTVPQAKALAENMRNKNLALDAVIELKVDEEALIRRIENRVAETIAAGGTVRSDDNPEAFRKRLTEYREKTAPLSNYYSEQGELVTLDGMADVDAVTEAIENVLEKASA, from the coding sequence ATGAGACTGATATTTTTGGGTCCGCCGGGTGCGGGCAAGGGAACCCAGGCCAAGCGGCTGACTGACAAGTACGGGATCCCGCAGCTTTCCACCGGTGACATGCTTCGCGCTGCGGTCAGCGCGGGCACCGAAATCGGCAAGCGCGCCAAGGCCGTCATGGACGCCGGCGGGCTGGTTTCCGACGATATCGTCAATCAGATCGTTTCCGAACGTATCGAAGCACCTGACTGTGCCAAGGGCTTTATTCTAGACGGCTATCCGCGCACCGTTCCGCAGGCCAAGGCGCTTGCCGAGAACATGCGCAACAAGAATCTTGCCCTTGATGCCGTCATCGAACTGAAGGTGGACGAAGAGGCGTTGATTCGCCGAATCGAAAACCGCGTCGCAGAAACCATTGCCGCCGGTGGTACGGTTCGTTCGGACGACAATCCGGAAGCCTTCCGCAAGCGCCTGACGGAATATCGCGAGAAGACCGCGCCGCTGTCGAACTATTACAGCGAGCAGGGTGAACTTGTGACGCTGGATGGCATGGCGGATGTCGATGCCGTGACCGAGGCTATCGAAAACGTCCTCGAAAAAGCTTCTGCCTGA
- the secY gene encoding preprotein translocase subunit SecY, which produces MASAAEQLASNLNFSTFAKAEDLKKRLWFTLAALLVYRLGTHIPLPGLNPEAYAQAFQGQANGILGLFNMFAGGAVERMAIFALGIMPYISASIIVQLMTSVVPSLEALKKEGEAGRKIINQYTRYGTVLLGTLQAYGIAVGLESGSGLVVDPGWFFRISTVITLLGGTMFLMWLGEQITSRGIGNGISLIIFAGIAAGLPKALAGTLELGRTGALSTPLILMVVVVAIGVIALIVFVERAQRRLLIQYPKRQVGNRMFQGDTSHLPLKLNTAGVIPAIFASSLLLLPATAAGFAGNTNLPGWATSIIASLQHGQPLFMALYGLLIAFFAFFYTAIVFNPKDTADNLKKHGGFIPGIRPGERTAEYIDYVLTRITVVGAVYLVFVCILPETLIARTGIPLALGGTSLLIVVSVTLDTVAQIQGHLIAQQYEGLIKKSKLRGGKRGR; this is translated from the coding sequence ATGGCTTCCGCAGCGGAACAACTGGCTTCGAACCTGAATTTTTCGACCTTCGCTAAGGCGGAGGATCTGAAAAAGCGTCTCTGGTTTACTCTTGCCGCACTTCTCGTCTACCGTCTTGGCACCCATATTCCGCTTCCGGGCCTGAACCCAGAAGCCTATGCGCAGGCCTTCCAGGGCCAGGCCAACGGTATTCTCGGTCTTTTCAATATGTTTGCGGGTGGCGCTGTCGAGCGTATGGCGATTTTCGCCCTCGGCATCATGCCTTACATCTCCGCTTCGATCATCGTGCAGCTCATGACCTCGGTCGTGCCCTCGCTCGAAGCGTTGAAGAAGGAAGGCGAAGCCGGCCGCAAGATCATCAACCAGTACACCCGCTACGGCACGGTTCTGCTCGGCACGCTGCAGGCCTATGGCATTGCGGTCGGCCTTGAAAGCGGCAGCGGCCTCGTGGTCGATCCGGGCTGGTTCTTCCGTATCTCCACCGTTATCACGCTGCTCGGCGGCACGATGTTCCTGATGTGGCTCGGTGAGCAGATCACGTCGCGCGGTATCGGCAACGGTATTTCGCTGATCATTTTCGCAGGTATCGCTGCTGGCCTGCCCAAGGCGCTTGCCGGCACGCTGGAACTCGGCCGCACCGGTGCGCTTTCGACCCCGCTCATTCTGATGGTCGTCGTCGTGGCTATTGGCGTTATCGCGCTGATCGTCTTCGTGGAACGCGCCCAGCGTCGCCTGCTGATACAATATCCGAAGCGACAGGTCGGCAACCGGATGTTCCAGGGCGATACCTCGCATCTGCCGCTGAAACTCAACACCGCCGGCGTTATTCCCGCGATCTTCGCATCCTCGCTGCTGCTTCTGCCGGCGACGGCTGCCGGTTTTGCCGGAAACACCAATCTGCCCGGGTGGGCGACGTCCATCATTGCGTCGCTGCAGCATGGACAGCCGCTGTTCATGGCGCTCTACGGCCTGCTGATCGCGTTTTTCGCATTCTTCTACACGGCTATCGTCTTCAATCCGAAGGACACGGCCGATAACCTCAAGAAGCATGGCGGCTTCATTCCGGGCATTCGTCCGGGTGAGCGCACCGCGGAGTACATCGATTACGTCCTGACCCGTATCACGGTTGTCGGCGCTGTTTATCTTGTCTTCGTGTGTATCCTTCCTGAGACACTTATCGCACGCACGGGCATTCCATTAGCCCTTGGTGGTACTTCGCTTTTGATCGTTGTCAGTGTAACTCTGGACACGGTTGCGCAGATCCAGGGCCACCTGATCGCGCAGCAATATGAAGGGCTGATCAAGAAGTCGAAGTTGCGTGGAGGAAAGAGGGGACGATGA
- the rplO gene encoding 50S ribosomal protein L15 — MKLNEIRDNEGSSKDRIRVGRGIGSGKGKTGGRGVKGQKARSGVAINGFEGGQMPIYRRLPKRGFNNIFGSEYAVVSLGRIQTAIDAKKLDASATIDAAALKAAGVIRRVKDGVRILADGELKAKVAFEVAGASKPALEKIEKAGGSIKLLVVAAEASE, encoded by the coding sequence ATGAAACTCAATGAAATCAGAGACAACGAAGGCTCCTCCAAGGATCGTATCCGCGTAGGTCGCGGTATCGGTTCTGGCAAGGGCAAGACCGGTGGTCGCGGTGTGAAGGGTCAGAAGGCTCGTTCGGGCGTCGCCATCAACGGCTTCGAAGGCGGTCAGATGCCAATCTACCGTCGCCTGCCGAAGCGCGGCTTTAACAACATCTTCGGTTCCGAATATGCTGTTGTGTCGCTCGGCCGCATCCAGACCGCCATCGACGCCAAGAAGCTCGACGCTTCCGCAACGATCGATGCTGCTGCTCTCAAGGCAGCCGGCGTTATCCGCCGCGTCAAGGACGGTGTCCGCATCCTCGCCGACGGCGAGCTGAAGGCCAAGGTTGCCTTCGAAGTTGCCGGCGCTTCCAAGCCCGCACTCGAAAAGATTGAGAAGGCCGGCGGCTCGATCAAGCTTCTCGTGGTTGCAGCCGAAGCTTCCGAGTAA
- the rpmD gene encoding 50S ribosomal protein L30: MAKKTTEAKKTVTVEQIGSPIRRPAIQRQTLVGLGLNKMHRQRTLEDTPAVRGMIRAVQHLVRVVDEK, translated from the coding sequence ATGGCCAAGAAAACTACTGAAGCCAAGAAGACTGTTACGGTCGAACAGATCGGCAGCCCTATTCGCCGCCCGGCAATCCAGCGTCAGACGCTGGTCGGTCTGGGTCTCAACAAGATGCATCGTCAGCGCACCCTGGAAGATACTCCGGCGGTTCGTGGCATGATCCGTGCGGTCCAGCATCTCGTTCGCGTCGTTGACGAGAAGTGA
- the rpsE gene encoding 30S ribosomal protein S5 translates to MAQDKRGSREDRQNREERDSEFVDKLVAINRVAKVVKGGRRFGFAALVVVGDQKGRVGFGHGKAREVPEAIRKATESAKRDLIFVPLRDGRTLHHDVNGRHGAGKVLLRSAKAGTGIIAGGPMRAVFETLGVHDVVAKSTGSSNPYNMVRATFDALKHQVHPKDIAAQRGLKFATLQARRAASGNASEE, encoded by the coding sequence ATGGCACAGGATAAAAGAGGTTCTCGCGAAGATCGCCAGAACCGCGAAGAGCGCGATAGCGAATTCGTCGACAAGCTGGTCGCGATCAACCGCGTTGCAAAGGTTGTTAAGGGTGGCCGTCGCTTCGGCTTCGCCGCTCTCGTCGTCGTCGGCGACCAGAAGGGCCGCGTCGGCTTCGGCCACGGCAAGGCTCGTGAAGTTCCGGAAGCGATCCGCAAGGCAACTGAAAGCGCAAAGCGCGATCTGATCTTCGTTCCGCTGCGCGATGGTCGCACGCTGCATCACGACGTCAATGGCCGTCACGGCGCAGGCAAGGTTCTGCTGCGTTCGGCCAAGGCCGGTACGGGTATCATCGCCGGTGGTCCGATGCGCGCTGTTTTCGAAACGCTGGGCGTTCATGACGTCGTTGCGAAGTCGACCGGTTCGTCGAACCCTTACAACATGGTTCGCGCAACGTTCGACGCTCTGAAGCATCAGGTTCATCCGAAGGACATCGCTGCACAGCGCGGTCTTAAGTTTGCGACCCTTCAGGCTCGCCGCGCCGCGTCCGGCAACGCTTCTGAAGAATAA
- the rplR gene encoding 50S ribosomal protein L18 → MASRKEALARRASRVRRQIKAVANGRPRLSVHRSSKNIYAQIIDDVAGKTLASASTLEADLRGSLKTGADVAAASVVGKLVAERGVKAGVKDVVFDRGAFIYHGRVKALADAAREGGLNF, encoded by the coding sequence ATGGCTAGCAGGAAAGAAGCACTTGCACGTCGCGCGAGCCGTGTGCGCCGCCAGATCAAGGCGGTTGCCAACGGCCGCCCGCGCCTGTCGGTTCATCGCTCGTCGAAGAACATCTACGCCCAGATCATCGATGATGTTGCTGGCAAGACGCTTGCGTCTGCCTCCACGCTCGAAGCTGATCTGCGCGGCTCGCTCAAGACCGGCGCCGACGTTGCTGCGGCATCTGTCGTGGGCAAGCTGGTTGCCGAGCGCGGCGTCAAGGCTGGCGTCAAGGATGTCGTATTCGACCGAGGCGCGTTCATCTATCACGGCCGCGTCAAGGCCCTGGCAGATGCTGCCCGCGAAGGCGGTCTGAACTTCTGA
- the rplF gene encoding 50S ribosomal protein L6, producing MSRIGKKPVPVPAGVTANVDGQKVTAKGPKGELFFVANDDIQLKLEDNGVSVTPANGTKEARSKWGMSRTMIENIFKGVKDGYERKLEINGVGYRAALQGKNLQLALGFSHDVVYEPPVGITIAVPKPTEIIVSGINKQQVGQVAAEIREYRGPEPYKGKGVKYAEERIVRKEGKKK from the coding sequence ATGTCTCGTATCGGTAAAAAGCCCGTTCCGGTTCCCGCAGGTGTGACGGCCAATGTCGACGGCCAGAAGGTCACTGCGAAGGGCCCGAAGGGTGAACTGTTTTTCGTCGCAAACGACGATATTCAGCTGAAACTCGAAGATAACGGCGTTTCCGTAACGCCGGCCAATGGCACCAAGGAAGCTCGCTCGAAGTGGGGCATGTCCCGCACGATGATCGAGAACATCTTCAAGGGTGTTAAGGACGGTTACGAACGCAAGCTCGAAATCAACGGCGTTGGTTATCGTGCCGCCCTGCAGGGCAAGAACCTGCAGCTGGCGCTCGGTTTCTCCCACGACGTGGTTTATGAGCCGCCGGTCGGCATCACCATTGCCGTGCCGAAGCCGACGGAAATCATCGTTTCCGGTATCAACAAGCAGCAGGTCGGTCAGGTAGCCGCGGAAATCCGCGAATACCGTGGTCCCGAGCCCTATAAGGGCAAGGGCGTGAAGTACGCTGAAGAGCGTATCGTCCGCAAAGAAGGCAAGAAGAAGTAA
- the rpsH gene encoding 30S ribosomal protein S8, with amino-acid sequence MTMTDPLGDMLTRIRNGAARRKSAVSTPASSLRARVLDVLQAEGYIRGYSKVDFENGKSEFTIELKYYEGASVIREIGRVSKPGRRVYVSVKSIPQVANGLGITILSTPKGVMADHQAREQNVGGEVLCSVF; translated from the coding sequence ATGACCATGACTGATCCTTTGGGTGATATGCTCACCCGCATCCGCAATGGTGCCGCTCGCCGCAAGTCTGCGGTCAGCACGCCTGCTTCCAGCCTCCGCGCACGCGTTCTCGACGTGCTGCAGGCTGAAGGCTACATTCGCGGTTATTCCAAGGTCGATTTCGAAAACGGCAAGTCCGAATTCACCATCGAACTGAAGTACTACGAAGGCGCGTCCGTGATCCGTGAGATCGGCCGCGTTTCCAAGCCGGGCCGCCGGGTTTATGTCTCGGTAAAGTCCATTCCGCAGGTCGCGAACGGCCTCGGCATCACCATCCTTTCGACCCCGAAGGGTGTGATGGCCGATCACCAGGCTCGCGAACAGAACGTTGGTGGCGAGGTTCTTTGCTCGGTCTTCTAA
- the rpsN gene encoding 30S ribosomal protein S14, producing the protein MAKTSAVEKNKRRRKSVAQQATKRAALKAIVMNQSLPIEDRFKATLKLASLPRDGSKTRIRNRCEVTGRPRAFYRKLKMSRIALRELGNSGKVPGIVKSSW; encoded by the coding sequence ATGGCGAAAACAAGCGCAGTTGAAAAGAACAAGCGCCGCCGCAAGTCGGTCGCCCAGCAGGCTACCAAGCGTGCTGCACTCAAGGCGATCGTAATGAACCAGTCCCTTCCGATCGAAGACCGGTTCAAGGCCACTCTGAAGCTCGCTTCGCTGCCGCGTGACGGCTCGAAGACGCGTATCCGCAACCGCTGCGAAGTAACGGGCCGTCCGCGCGCGTTCTATCGCAAGCTCAAGATGTCGCGTATCGCGCTTCGTGAGCTGGGCAATTCCGGCAAGGTGCCGGGCATTGTCAAGTCGAGCTGGTAA